From Streptomyces cyaneogriseus subsp. noncyanogenus, the proteins below share one genomic window:
- the pdxS gene encoding pyridoxal 5'-phosphate synthase lyase subunit PdxS, giving the protein MSTTTPNSAQTPETGTARVKRGMAEQLKGGVIMDVVTPEQAKIAEDAGAVAVMALERVPADIRKDGGVARMSDPDMIEGIIDAVSIPVMAKSRIGHFVEAQVLQSLGVDYIDESEVLTPADEVNHSDKWAFTTPFVCGATNLGEALRRIAEGAAMIRSKGEAGTGNVVEAVRHLRQIKNEIARLRGYDNNELYAAAKELRAPYELVKEVAELGKLPVVLFSAGGVATPADAALMRQLGAEGVFVGSGIFKSGDPAKRAAAIVKATTFYDDPKIIADASRNLGEAMVGINCDTLPETERYANRGW; this is encoded by the coding sequence GTGTCCACCACGACCCCCAACTCCGCCCAGACCCCCGAGACCGGCACCGCACGCGTGAAGCGCGGCATGGCCGAGCAGCTCAAGGGCGGCGTGATCATGGACGTCGTCACGCCGGAGCAGGCGAAGATCGCCGAGGACGCGGGCGCCGTCGCCGTCATGGCCCTGGAGCGGGTCCCGGCCGACATCCGCAAGGACGGCGGCGTGGCCCGGATGTCGGACCCGGACATGATCGAGGGCATCATCGACGCCGTCTCGATCCCGGTCATGGCCAAGTCCCGCATCGGCCACTTCGTCGAGGCCCAGGTGCTGCAGTCCCTCGGCGTCGACTACATCGACGAGTCCGAGGTCCTCACCCCGGCCGACGAGGTCAACCACTCCGACAAGTGGGCCTTCACCACCCCCTTCGTCTGCGGCGCCACCAACCTGGGCGAGGCCCTGCGCCGCATCGCCGAGGGCGCGGCCATGATCCGCTCCAAGGGCGAGGCCGGCACCGGCAACGTCGTCGAGGCCGTCCGCCACCTCCGCCAGATCAAGAACGAGATCGCCCGTCTGCGCGGCTACGACAACAACGAGCTGTACGCCGCCGCCAAGGAGCTGCGCGCCCCCTACGAGCTGGTCAAGGAGGTCGCCGAGCTGGGCAAGCTCCCCGTGGTGCTCTTCTCCGCGGGCGGCGTGGCCACCCCGGCCGACGCGGCGCTGATGCGCCAGCTCGGCGCCGAGGGCGTCTTCGTCGGCTCCGGCATCTTCAAGTCCGGCGACCCGGCCAAGCGGGCCGCCGCCATCGTGAAGGCCACCACCTTCTACGACGACCCGAAGATCATCGCCGACGCCTCCCGCAACCTCGGCGAGGCCATGGTCGGCATCAACTGCGACACCCTGCCCGAGACCGAGCGCTACGCCAACCGCGGCTGGTGA
- a CDS encoding membrane protein translates to MTATLIWILVVLVAIGLYLSWTAGRLDRLHARIDAARAALDAQLLRRASVAQELATSGVLDPAASIVLYEAAHAARQAEEEQREVAESELSQALRAVFADSRQVEGLREAPGGEEAARELAEAVRRVPMARRFHNDAVGAARRLREHRKVRWFRLAGHAPFPLAFEMDDEPPAALVERVA, encoded by the coding sequence GTGACCGCAACCCTGATCTGGATCCTCGTCGTCCTCGTCGCGATCGGCCTGTACCTGAGCTGGACGGCGGGCCGGCTGGACCGGCTGCACGCCCGGATCGACGCCGCCCGCGCCGCACTCGACGCGCAGTTGCTGCGCCGGGCCTCGGTGGCCCAGGAACTGGCCACCTCCGGGGTGCTCGACCCCGCCGCCTCGATCGTGCTCTACGAGGCCGCGCACGCGGCGCGGCAGGCCGAGGAGGAGCAGCGGGAGGTCGCCGAGAGCGAGCTCAGCCAGGCGCTGCGGGCCGTGTTCGCCGACAGCCGGCAGGTCGAGGGCCTGCGCGAGGCGCCCGGGGGAGAGGAGGCGGCCCGCGAGCTGGCCGAGGCGGTGCGGCGCGTCCCGATGGCCCGGCGCTTCCACAACGACGCCGTGGGGGCCGCCCGCAGGCTGCGCGAACACCGCAAGGTGCGCTGGTTCCGGCTGGCCGGACACGCCCCCTTCCCGCTGGCCTTCGAGATGGACGACGAACCGCCGGCGGCCCTGGTGGAACGGGTGGCCTGA
- a CDS encoding glycosyltransferase family 4 protein: MRIGIVCPYSWDVPGGVQFHIRDLAEYFIRLGHEVSVLAPADDDTPLPPYVVSAGRAVPVPYNGSVARLNFGFLSAARVRRWLHEGAFDVIHIHEPTSPSLGLLACWAAQGPIVATFHTSNPRSRAMIAAYAILQAALEKISARIAVSEYARRTLVEHLGGDAVVIPNGVDVDFFAGAGPRPEWQGDTIGFIGRIDEPRKGLPVLMRALPKILAARPETRLLVAGRGDEEEAVASLPKELRPRVEFLGMISDEDKARLLRSVDLYVAPNTGGESFGIILVEAMSAGAPVLASDLDAFAQVLDRGAAGELFPNEDADALAEAAVRLLADPARRAELRARGSAHVRRFDWSTVGADIMSVYETVTAGAAAVATDDRATGLRARLGLARD, from the coding sequence GTGAGGATCGGCATCGTCTGCCCGTACTCCTGGGACGTGCCCGGGGGCGTCCAGTTCCACATCCGCGACCTGGCCGAGTACTTCATCCGGCTCGGCCACGAGGTCTCCGTCCTCGCGCCCGCCGACGACGACACCCCGCTGCCGCCGTACGTGGTCTCCGCGGGGCGGGCGGTGCCGGTGCCGTACAACGGCTCGGTGGCCCGGCTCAACTTCGGCTTCCTGTCGGCGGCCCGCGTGCGGCGCTGGCTGCACGAGGGCGCCTTCGACGTCATCCACATCCACGAGCCGACCTCGCCCTCGCTCGGCCTGCTCGCCTGCTGGGCGGCGCAGGGCCCGATCGTGGCCACCTTCCACACCTCCAACCCGCGCTCCCGGGCGATGATCGCCGCCTACGCGATCCTCCAGGCGGCGCTGGAGAAGATCAGCGCCCGCATCGCCGTGAGCGAGTACGCCCGCCGCACCCTCGTCGAGCATCTCGGCGGCGACGCGGTGGTGATCCCCAACGGCGTGGACGTCGACTTCTTCGCCGGGGCCGGGCCCCGACCCGAGTGGCAGGGCGACACGATCGGCTTCATAGGCCGCATCGACGAGCCCCGCAAGGGCCTGCCCGTGCTGATGCGGGCGCTGCCGAAGATCCTCGCCGCCCGCCCGGAAACCCGGCTGCTCGTCGCCGGACGCGGGGACGAGGAGGAGGCGGTCGCGAGCCTGCCGAAGGAGCTGCGCCCGCGCGTGGAGTTCCTCGGCATGATCAGCGACGAGGACAAGGCCCGCCTCCTGCGCAGCGTCGACCTGTACGTGGCACCCAACACCGGCGGCGAGAGCTTCGGGATCATCCTGGTGGAGGCCATGTCCGCGGGCGCTCCCGTCCTCGCCTCCGACCTGGACGCCTTCGCCCAGGTGCTCGACCGGGGAGCGGCGGGCGAGCTGTTCCCCAACGAGGACGCCGACGCGCTGGCCGAGGCGGCCGTGCGGCTGCTGGCGGACCCGGCACGGCGGGCCGAGCTGCGCGCGCGGGGCAGCGCCCACGTCCGGCGCTTCGACTGGTCGACCGTCGGCGCGGACATCATGTCCGTGTACGAGACGGTGACGGCCGGCGCGGCGGCGGTGGCGACGGACGACCGGGCGACGGGACTGCGGGCGCGGCTCGGCCTGGCGCGGGACTGA
- a CDS encoding phosphatidylinositol mannoside acyltransferase codes for MNPRDRLSDALYGLGWSTVKQLPEPVAVRLGRTIADLAWKQRGTGVRRLESNYARVVPGASPERLAELSRAGMRSYLRYWMESFRLPAWSAERIRGAFAGEDMHHLTDAMAEGRGAVLALPHLANWDLAGAWLTTELGLPFTTVAERLKPESLYDRFVAFREGLGMEVLPHTGGTAFGALARRLRGGGLVCLVADRDLSASGVEVTFFGETARMPAGPALLAQQTGAALLPVTLWYDDSPVMRGRVHPPVEVPGTGTRREKAAVMTQALADAFATGISAHPEDWHMLQRLWLADLDPAKAPEEGAS; via the coding sequence GTGAATCCCCGGGACCGGCTCTCGGACGCGCTGTACGGCCTGGGCTGGAGCACGGTGAAGCAGCTCCCCGAGCCGGTCGCCGTACGGCTCGGCCGCACCATCGCCGACCTGGCCTGGAAGCAGCGCGGCACGGGTGTGCGGCGGCTGGAGAGCAACTACGCGCGCGTGGTGCCCGGCGCGAGCCCCGAGCGGCTCGCCGAGCTCTCCCGCGCGGGCATGCGCTCGTACCTGCGCTACTGGATGGAGTCCTTCCGGCTGCCCGCCTGGAGCGCCGAGCGCATAAGGGGCGCGTTCGCCGGCGAGGACATGCACCACCTCACCGACGCCATGGCCGAGGGCCGGGGAGCCGTCCTCGCCCTGCCGCACCTGGCCAACTGGGACCTGGCCGGCGCCTGGCTCACCACCGAGCTGGGCCTTCCCTTCACCACGGTCGCCGAGCGGCTGAAGCCCGAGTCGCTCTACGACCGGTTCGTCGCCTTCCGGGAGGGCCTCGGCATGGAGGTCCTGCCGCACACCGGCGGCACCGCCTTCGGCGCGCTGGCCCGGCGGCTGCGCGGCGGCGGCCTGGTCTGCCTGGTGGCCGACCGGGACCTGTCCGCCTCCGGCGTGGAGGTGACGTTCTTCGGCGAGACGGCCCGGATGCCCGCGGGGCCCGCCCTGCTCGCCCAGCAGACCGGGGCGGCGCTGCTCCCGGTCACCCTCTGGTACGACGACTCGCCCGTGATGCGGGGGCGGGTCCACCCGCCGGTCGAGGTGCCGGGGACGGGTACGCGGCGCGAGAAGGCGGCCGTCATGACCCAGGCGCTGGCCGACGCCTTCGCCACGGGGATCTCCGCCCATCCGGAGGACTGGCACATGCTCCAGCGCCTGTGGCTCGCGGACCTCGACCCCGCCAAGGCGCCGGAAGAGGGCGCGTCGTGA
- the pgsA gene encoding phosphatidylinositol phosphate synthase: MGQPVASRGHAATPTVGKAMLNKYARAFFTRVLTPFAAFLIRRGVSPDTVTLIGTAGVVAGALVFYPRGEFFWGTVVITLFVFSDLVDGNMARQLGRSSRWGAFLDSTLDRVADGAIFGGFALWYAGGGDDNVLCAVSIFCLASGQVVSYTKARGESIGLPVAVNGLVERAERLVVSLVAAGLAGLHAFGVPGIQYLLPVALWIVAAGSLVTLVQRVVTVRRESAEAEAAAAARQHDQGSEAAK; encoded by the coding sequence ATGGGCCAGCCGGTGGCCAGCAGGGGCCACGCGGCCACACCGACCGTCGGGAAGGCCATGCTGAACAAGTACGCGCGTGCATTCTTCACGCGTGTCCTCACACCGTTCGCCGCGTTTCTCATCCGCCGGGGCGTGAGCCCGGACACGGTCACGCTCATCGGCACCGCCGGTGTGGTCGCGGGCGCGCTGGTCTTCTACCCCCGGGGAGAGTTCTTCTGGGGCACGGTCGTGATCACGCTGTTCGTCTTCTCCGACCTCGTCGACGGCAACATGGCCCGCCAGCTCGGCCGCTCCAGCCGCTGGGGCGCCTTCCTCGACTCCACGCTGGACCGGGTCGCCGACGGCGCGATCTTCGGCGGCTTCGCGCTGTGGTACGCGGGCGGCGGCGACGACAACGTGCTGTGCGCGGTGTCGATCTTCTGCCTGGCCAGCGGCCAGGTGGTGTCGTACACCAAGGCGCGCGGCGAGTCGATCGGCCTGCCGGTCGCCGTCAACGGGCTGGTGGAGCGCGCCGAGCGGCTGGTGGTCTCCCTGGTCGCGGCGGGGCTCGCCGGTCTGCACGCGTTCGGCGTGCCGGGCATCCAGTACCTGCTCCCGGTCGCTCTGTGGATCGTCGCCGCCGGCAGCCTCGTCACGCTCGTCCAGCGGGTCGTCACCGTCCGCCGGGAGTCCGCCGAGGCGGAGGCCGCGGCGGCGGCCCGGCAGCACGACCAGGGCAGCGAGGCCGCGAAGTGA